GCGCGCGTTCGCCCGGCTGGAGGAGCTCTGGCCGCAGGACGAGGGCCCGGCGGTGCTGAACTGGGGCGACGCCCGCATCGGCAACGTCATCTACGACGGGTTCACCCCGGCGGCCGTCCTGGACTGGGAGATGGCGGCGTACGCCCCGCGCGAGGTGGACCTCGGGTGGACCGTCTACCTGCACCGGTTCTTCCAGGACCTCACGGTGAGCTTCGGCCAGCCCGGCCTGCCGGACTTCCTGCGCCGCGAGGACCTGGAGCGGCGGTACGCCGAACTCACCGGCCACACCCCGCGGAACATGGAGTTCCACACCCTCTACGCGGCCCTGCGCCATGGGATCGTGATGCTGCGCATCGCCTACCGGCAGGCGCACTTCGGCGAGGTGGAGATCCCGGAGAACCCGGACAGCCTGATCCTGCACCACGCCAGTCTGGCCGCCATGGTGCAGGGAACCTACTGGCAGGCGTAGGGCCAGGGGCGCCGGGGCGGCCCGCAGAACGGCCCGCGGACGGCCCCGCGGAACGGCCCGCAGAACAGGCCGCGGACGGTCCCGCAGGACCGTCCGCGGCGAGCGCGCAGGGGGCCGGTCAGGCCGCCTGCGCGTGCTGCGTCTGCGTCTGCGGCGCCGCGGGGCGCATCAGCGGGACCGGCCGCGAGCCCGGACCGCCGACGTGCGAGAAGGGCTGCGTCCGCCAGTCCAGCCCCTGGGGCAGGTCCAGGACCACGACGGACTCGAACTCCTGCGCCTCCGGCGACGGGAACGCTCCGACGGTGGACAGCGCGTCCGAGGCGGGCCGCCCGGTGCCCGCGCACACCGTGAGACCGAAGGGGTTCCACGGGGTCAGGCAGAGCGCGTGCTGCGGCAGGAACTCCTCGTCGGCGACGAGGGCGATCGACTGGCCGCAGTCGGGGCAGATCGCGTGGTGGATCTCGAACCCCTCGCCGTCTTCGAGGTATTCGGCGTAGTCGGGGTACGCGCCCTCCTCGGTGTCGGCCAGATCGAGGGGCTCCGGTTCGGTGCGACCGGCGCGCTTGGTGTTCAGCATGGATGTACTCCCCCTTGGGTGGGCCGGGCGGGCAGGTTCTTCGGCCTCGGCCACACCAAGCACTTCCCGCAGCGCGGCACGAGTAACCACGACAGCACGTCGTACGCCTACATGACCCTGTGGCCTTGGTCACATGCCCGGTGCAGATGCCTCCAGTGGGTGGACACCACTGGGCCCGGAGCGCCATTGGGCCTTAGGTTGAGCGGCTATGAGCGCAATGGAGGAGCTGGACCGCCAGATCGTTGATCTGCTCGTGCGGGACGGGCGGATGAGTTACACGGATCTGGGCAAGGCCACGGGACTGTCCACGTCGGCGGTCCATCAGCGAGTACGCCGGCTGGAACAGCGCGGGGTGATCCGCGGCTACGCGGCGGTGGTCGACCCCGAGGCCGTCGGCCTGCCGTTGACGGCCTTCATCTCGGTCAAGCCGTTCGACCCGAGCGCCCCGGACGACATCGCCGACCGGCTGTCCGGCGTGCCCGAGATCGAGGCCTGCCACAGCGTCGCGGGCGACGAGAACTACATCCTCAAGGTCCGGGTGGCGACCCCCCTGGAGCTGGAGGACCTGCTGGGCCGCCTGCGGGCCCTCGCGCACGTCTCGACGCGCACGACGGTGGTCCTGTCCACCCCCTACGAGGCCCGCCCGCCCCGCGTATAGCCTCGCCGGCGGTCGATGCAGGGGGCGCCCGCGCAGCCGCAGAGCCGGTACCCCGGGGGAGGGGGCGGGATGCGCCCACCTACACCCGCACCCGCGTTCGCACCCGCACCCGCGTCCCGCCGCAGCCGGTCGAGGGGCGAGACTGTTCCCCATGACTGACCGCACCGCCACCTCCGCCGACGCCGCCGGAGCGACCGACACCGACAGCGCCCCCGCGTCCCAGCGCACCGTCCTCCTGCGCGGGGGCGAGGTGCACAGCCCCGCGGATCCCTTCGCCACCGCGATGGTCGTCGAGCGGGGCCGCGTCGCCTGGGTCGGCTCCGAGGGCGCGGCCGACGCCTTCGCGCAGGGCGTGGACGAGGTCGTCGACCTCGGCGGCGCGCTCGTCACCCCCGCCTTCACCGATGCCCACGTCCACGCCACCTCCGCCGGGCTCGCCCTCACCGGGCTGGACCTCACCGGCGCCCGGTCCCTCTCCGCCGCGCTGGACCTCGTACGCTCCTACGCCGCGAGCCGCCCCGCCGACCGGGTGCTCCTCGGGCACGGCTGGGACGCCGCCCGCTGGCCCGAGCGCCGCGCGCCGCGCCGGGCCGAGCTCGACGAGGCCGCCGCCGGCCGCCCGCTCTACCTCAGCCGCATCGACGTGCACTCGGCCGTGGTCACCACCGCCCTCCTCGACCTGGTCCCGGACGTCCGGCCCGAGGGAGACCAGCCGCTGACCCGTGACGACCACCACGCCGTACGGCGGGCCGCCCTCGCCGCCGTCACCCCCGGGCAGCGCGCGGAGGCCCAGGCGGCGGCCCTCGACAGGGCGGCGTCGCTCGGCATCGGCTCCCTGCACGAGTGCGGCGGGCCCGACATCTCCTCCGCCGAGGACTTCACGGCACTGCTCGCCCTGGCGGCCGAGCGGCCCGGGCCGCGCGTCTTCGGCTACTGGGCCGACCGGGACCTCGACCGGGCGAAGGCCCTGGGGGCGGTCGGAGCCGCCGGGGACCTCTTCGTGGACGGCGCCCTCGGCTCGCACACCGCCTGCCTGCACGCCCCGTACACCGACGCCCCGCACACGGGCACCGGCTACCTCGACGCCGCCGAGGTCGCGGCCCACGTCGCCGCCTGCACCGAGGCGGGCCTCCAGGCCGGCTTCCACGCCATCGGCGACGCCGCGATCACCGCCGTCGTCGAGGGTGTCCGCGCGGCCGCCGAGAAGGTCGGCCTGGCCCGCGTCCGGGCCGCCCGGCACCGCGTCGAGCACGCCGAGATGATGACCCCCGCCACCATCGCGGCCTTCGCGGAGCTGGGCCTCACCGCCTCCGTGCAGCCCGCTTTCGACGCGGCGTGGGGCGGCGAGGACGGCATGTACGCCGACCGCCTCGGGACCGAGCGCGCCCGCACCCTGA
This genomic window from Streptomyces sp. NBC_01351 contains:
- a CDS encoding amidohydrolase — encoded protein: MTDRTATSADAAGATDTDSAPASQRTVLLRGGEVHSPADPFATAMVVERGRVAWVGSEGAADAFAQGVDEVVDLGGALVTPAFTDAHVHATSAGLALTGLDLTGARSLSAALDLVRSYAASRPADRVLLGHGWDAARWPERRAPRRAELDEAAAGRPLYLSRIDVHSAVVTTALLDLVPDVRPEGDQPLTRDDHHAVRRAALAAVTPGQRAEAQAAALDRAASLGIGSLHECGGPDISSAEDFTALLALAAERPGPRVFGYWADRDLDRAKALGAVGAAGDLFVDGALGSHTACLHAPYTDAPHTGTGYLDAAEVAAHVAACTEAGLQAGFHAIGDAAITAVVEGVRAAAEKVGLARVRAARHRVEHAEMMTPATIAAFAELGLTASVQPAFDAAWGGEDGMYADRLGTERARTLNPYAAMLKAGVPLAFGSDAPVTPLDPWGTVRAAAFHRTPAHRISVRAAFTAHTRGGWRALGRDDAGVLVPGAPADYAVWQTAELVVQAPDDRVARWSTDPRSGTPGLPDLTPGSELPVCLATVVGGREVFVRPQG
- a CDS encoding Lrp/AsnC family transcriptional regulator — protein: MEELDRQIVDLLVRDGRMSYTDLGKATGLSTSAVHQRVRRLEQRGVIRGYAAVVDPEAVGLPLTAFISVKPFDPSAPDDIADRLSGVPEIEACHSVAGDENYILKVRVATPLELEDLLGRLRALAHVSTRTTVVLSTPYEARPPRV